A window from Leuconostoc mesenteroides subsp. mesenteroides encodes these proteins:
- a CDS encoding ECF transporter S component, with product MTNNKTKYLVITTFFMAIILLQVLIPWLGYIPLGAVIVGAQPTIIQFTVAIAAILLGARRGAFIGGFWGLLTFWQAWSTPGSIGSLMFQNPFTAFIPRILIGLVIGLVFNKWLRNKNLGVRTFGLGFLGGLAALINTVGVVLLTAIGFTVMRTNFTGIPNHNLLGWLIGIVSFNSIFEIITGIILVAAIGNVLIPIAERAGING from the coding sequence ATGACCAACAATAAGACAAAATATTTGGTAATTACAACCTTTTTTATGGCAATTATTTTATTACAAGTACTGATTCCTTGGCTTGGGTATATACCACTCGGGGCTGTTATTGTAGGCGCACAGCCAACAATTATACAGTTTACCGTAGCGATTGCTGCAATTCTTCTAGGAGCACGTCGTGGGGCCTTTATTGGTGGTTTCTGGGGCCTATTAACTTTTTGGCAAGCTTGGTCGACACCGGGGTCTATTGGTTCTTTAATGTTTCAAAACCCTTTTACAGCGTTCATACCTCGTATTTTGATAGGCCTGGTAATCGGTCTAGTATTTAATAAATGGTTACGTAACAAGAATCTAGGGGTTCGTACGTTTGGATTAGGATTTTTGGGCGGACTAGCTGCTTTGATTAATACCGTTGGAGTGGTGTTACTTACAGCTATTGGCTTTACGGTTATGCGCACGAATTTTACGGGTATACCTAATCATAATTTATTAGGCTGGCTTATAGGCATCGTGTCGTTTAATAGTATTTTTGAAATTATTACTGGAATCATTTTAGTAGCTGCTATTGGGAATGTTTTGATTCCTATTGCTGAAAGAGCTGGCATAAACGGATAA
- a CDS encoding RNase J family beta-CASP ribonuclease, with product MTDLSIIPFGGVRENGKNMYAVTVNDDIFILDAGLKYPETDQLGVDVVVPDFDYLIKNTEKIAGVFLSHGHADAIGALPYFLQQVNVPIFGSELTIELVKLAIKDQPALKDYNDYHIINEKSEIDFGNVKVSFFNTTHSIPESLGIVIGTEYGQIVYTGDFKFDQTAESYYRTDIPRLVEVGQGKVLALLADAAGTEGGADSVNESKIGDYILETFRDNKKKRIIVAAVASNIQRIQQIIDATAATKRKLILSGNDIENVVRTAIKLKKLQLPLPESQLFVSLKNMKSVVAHETVILETGRMGEPIKHLNRMANGEDAHIKIGSDDLVFITTTPSTAMESVVAKTRDMLFKQGADVKQISTDMRSSGHASRNDLQMMLNIMQPAYFMPIQGEYRVMSAAKDAAEEVNVPENHILMAMKGDQFKLIDGEFELKDSFTIGETLIDGSGIGDIGNVVLRDRRILSEDGVFVSVVTIDRKKRQVVSKPKLTSRGFVYVKANRDLMKEASDLTVQQIEDYLTNNKNFDWNELKAGVRDVLSRFLFEQTRRRPMVMPVVMEVNQNRRPNSHKTAATQSGTQANKRTAQKKSATPNSNKKKVRRPAKKNVQSKATE from the coding sequence ATGACAGATTTAAGTATTATTCCATTTGGCGGAGTCCGTGAAAATGGGAAAAACATGTATGCCGTCACAGTTAATGACGATATTTTTATATTGGATGCAGGATTAAAGTATCCAGAAACAGACCAGCTGGGTGTGGATGTAGTTGTACCCGATTTTGACTATTTGATTAAAAACACTGAAAAAATTGCCGGTGTTTTCTTGTCACACGGACACGCTGATGCAATTGGTGCTTTGCCATATTTTTTACAGCAAGTCAATGTACCAATTTTTGGATCTGAGTTGACAATTGAGTTAGTTAAGCTAGCGATAAAAGATCAGCCTGCATTAAAAGATTATAATGATTACCACATTATTAATGAAAAGAGTGAAATTGACTTTGGTAATGTTAAAGTGTCTTTCTTTAATACCACACACTCGATTCCTGAATCATTAGGTATTGTAATTGGTACGGAATATGGTCAAATCGTGTACACTGGCGATTTTAAGTTTGATCAAACAGCAGAAAGTTACTACCGTACTGATATTCCTCGTTTAGTAGAAGTTGGTCAAGGGAAAGTATTAGCTTTGTTGGCTGATGCTGCTGGTACAGAGGGTGGAGCTGATTCGGTTAACGAATCCAAAATTGGCGATTATATATTAGAAACGTTCCGTGATAACAAAAAAAAGCGTATTATTGTAGCAGCTGTCGCTTCGAACATCCAAAGAATTCAACAGATTATCGATGCCACTGCTGCAACAAAACGTAAGCTAATTTTATCAGGGAATGATATTGAAAATGTTGTACGAACAGCTATCAAACTAAAAAAATTACAGTTACCTTTGCCTGAAAGTCAATTATTTGTCAGTTTAAAGAATATGAAGAGTGTAGTTGCTCATGAAACGGTTATTTTAGAAACAGGTCGCATGGGTGAACCCATTAAGCATTTGAATCGTATGGCAAATGGCGAAGACGCTCATATTAAAATTGGCTCAGATGATCTCGTGTTCATTACGACAACACCTTCTACAGCCATGGAAAGTGTCGTCGCAAAAACACGCGATATGCTATTCAAGCAAGGTGCTGATGTGAAGCAAATTAGTACCGATATGCGCTCTAGTGGTCATGCATCACGAAATGATTTACAAATGATGCTTAATATCATGCAACCAGCGTACTTCATGCCCATTCAAGGAGAATATCGTGTGATGTCAGCAGCTAAAGATGCTGCTGAGGAGGTTAACGTACCTGAAAATCATATTTTGATGGCAATGAAGGGTGATCAGTTTAAGCTAATTGACGGCGAATTTGAGTTGAAAGATTCGTTTACCATTGGTGAAACGTTGATTGATGGTTCTGGTATTGGCGATATTGGTAACGTGGTCTTGCGTGATCGTCGCATATTGTCTGAAGATGGCGTCTTTGTTTCTGTTGTGACAATTGATCGTAAAAAACGTCAGGTTGTCTCAAAACCAAAGCTAACATCACGTGGATTTGTGTATGTTAAAGCAAATCGTGATTTGATGAAAGAAGCTTCTGATTTAACTGTTCAACAGATTGAAGATTATTTAACTAATAATAAAAATTTTGATTGGAACGAGCTAAAAGCTGGTGTTCGTGATGTATTGTCACGCTTCTTATTTGAACAAACAAGACGTCGACCTATGGTTATGCCTGTGGTTATGGAAGTTAACCAAAATCGCCGACCAAACAGCCACAAAACAGCAGCGACACAGTCTGGTACTCAGGCTAATAAACGCACCGCACAGAAAAAATCTGCAACACCTAATAGCAATAAAAAAAAGGTTCGCCGTCCAGCAAAAAAGAATGTGCAAAGTAAGGCTACCGAATAA
- the mscL gene encoding large-conductance mechanosensitive channel protein MscL, translating into MLSEFKAFIMRGNVLDLAVGVIIGGAFTGLVKSLTTNLIGPIIAFATGGTTDLDQLQLVITKTLTFKYGAFLNDVINFLITAFVVFLIVKFINRLFKANKKEETKANPELEILTEIRDLLDAEKKAQ; encoded by the coding sequence ATGTTATCGGAATTCAAAGCTTTTATTATGCGAGGAAATGTACTTGACTTGGCGGTTGGTGTCATTATCGGTGGTGCCTTTACTGGATTGGTTAAATCATTAACTACGAACTTAATCGGCCCAATCATTGCATTTGCAACTGGCGGAACAACAGACTTAGATCAATTGCAACTTGTCATTACAAAAACGTTAACATTTAAATACGGGGCCTTCTTAAATGACGTAATTAATTTTCTGATTACTGCTTTCGTTGTATTCTTGATTGTTAAGTTTATTAATCGCTTATTTAAAGCTAACAAAAAAGAAGAAACAAAAGCAAACCCTGAATTGGAGATTCTAACAGAAATCCGTGATTTGTTAGATGCTGAGAAAAAAGCACAATAA
- a CDS encoding cell wall anchor protein, whose translation MQRHPFKPSHKIRNTIIAIIIIIAAVVIGFVIVGHQSDNKKETSSSKVSRSSSTSSSQKKSKKSSTSSKISNSTSAEEATSIISSSTSVAAAPSVASSEVSQVLSSATQDATQTPVQDNSDTSSVNDSSSSSSATSSSTTTFGNWSLATYNDVALGSATYDQIRATYGNPTYLTADQKYAYATWQSQSGAKVSVVFTPSGDSNNVQLIASNKTQSGLQ comes from the coding sequence ATGCAACGTCATCCATTCAAGCCATCACACAAAATTCGCAATACCATCATAGCAATTATTATCATTATTGCAGCAGTGGTGATAGGATTTGTCATTGTTGGTCACCAATCCGACAATAAAAAAGAGACTTCTTCAAGCAAAGTTTCTCGTAGCTCATCAACTTCTTCAAGTCAAAAGAAATCAAAAAAATCAAGTACATCTTCAAAAATATCAAACAGTACTTCAGCAGAAGAAGCCACTTCAATTATAAGTTCTTCCACAAGCGTAGCTGCAGCGCCATCTGTCGCTAGTAGTGAAGTTTCCCAAGTATTAAGTAGCGCTACCCAAGATGCTACGCAGACACCAGTACAAGATAACAGCGATACATCTAGTGTTAACGATAGTTCTTCTTCATCAAGTGCTACTTCATCAAGTACAACTACATTTGGCAACTGGTCTTTAGCAACATATAATGATGTTGCCCTTGGTTCAGCTACTTATGATCAGATCCGTGCTACATATGGCAATCCTACCTACTTAACCGCAGATCAAAAATATGCTTATGCTACTTGGCAAAGTCAAAGCGGTGCGAAAGTTTCTGTCGTCTTTACACCTAGCGGTGACAGTAATAACGTGCAACTTATTGCAAGCAATAAAACACAATCAGGATTACAATAA
- a CDS encoding deoxynucleoside kinase, with translation MVIITAGMIGVGKTTLTSLIAKHMNTKAFYEPVGDNPVLPLYYSDPKQYGFLLQIYFLNRRFDMIKQALADDNNVLDRSIYEDALFTEENHKDGNISDSEMDVYTSLLDNMMAELQKMPKKAPDLMVYAETDFETILYRIKKRGRDYEQFDNNDGLRAYYYKMWSAYRDWFDAYDASPKIKIDLQTYDLEQVDNQKIILEQIDDALKPIR, from the coding sequence ATGGTGATTATTACTGCAGGTATGATCGGTGTTGGTAAAACAACGCTCACAAGTTTGATTGCAAAGCATATGAACACAAAAGCATTTTATGAACCGGTAGGCGATAATCCCGTTCTACCGCTTTATTACTCGGATCCAAAGCAATATGGTTTCTTGTTGCAAATATACTTTTTAAATCGTCGTTTCGACATGATTAAGCAAGCGTTGGCGGATGACAATAATGTTCTTGATCGTTCAATTTATGAAGATGCTTTGTTTACTGAAGAAAACCATAAAGATGGTAATATTTCTGACTCTGAGATGGACGTTTATACCAGTCTATTAGACAATATGATGGCTGAACTACAAAAAATGCCTAAAAAAGCTCCTGATTTGATGGTATATGCTGAAACTGATTTCGAAACTATTTTATACCGTATTAAAAAGCGTGGCCGTGATTATGAACAATTTGATAATAACGACGGGTTAAGAGCCTATTATTATAAAATGTGGTCAGCTTATCGTGATTGGTTCGATGCCTATGATGCATCTCCAAAAATTAAAATTGATTTGCAGACTTATGATCTTGAGCAAGTCGATAACCAAAAGATTATTTTGGAACAAATTGATGATGCACTCAAGCCCATTCGATAA
- the rpiA gene encoding ribose-5-phosphate isomerase RpiA yields the protein MNKQKKHAGEFAATLIEDGMVVGLGTGSTIAYFLDALAKRIQDEKLTIIGITTSTKTARRAQKLGIPIRDIDLVPMIDLTIDGADEVDQHLNGIKGGGAAFLMEKIVAKYSRRVIWIIDEHKLHSKLGKFPLPVEVVAFGSGKLVAELKERHLHPKLRLDKYQKPLVTDLGHYIVDLNLEQIDQPFELGQYLDGQIGIVEHGLFLNVADQVIIGQDEGYRIMNNLQK from the coding sequence ATGAACAAGCAAAAGAAACACGCCGGTGAGTTTGCTGCCACACTGATAGAAGATGGAATGGTTGTCGGTCTTGGAACAGGATCTACGATAGCTTACTTTCTAGATGCCTTAGCTAAACGTATTCAAGATGAAAAATTGACTATTATTGGTATAACCACTTCGACAAAGACAGCTAGACGTGCGCAAAAACTTGGTATTCCGATTCGTGATATTGACTTGGTACCAATGATAGATTTAACGATTGATGGTGCGGATGAAGTCGACCAGCATTTAAATGGCATCAAAGGTGGTGGAGCAGCTTTCTTAATGGAAAAGATTGTGGCGAAATACTCTAGACGTGTGATTTGGATTATTGATGAACATAAACTGCATAGTAAATTGGGCAAATTCCCTTTACCAGTAGAAGTAGTAGCATTTGGTAGCGGTAAATTAGTAGCTGAACTAAAAGAACGTCATTTACACCCCAAATTACGTCTAGACAAGTATCAGAAGCCACTAGTGACGGACTTAGGGCACTATATCGTTGATCTGAATTTAGAACAAATTGATCAACCGTTTGAACTAGGGCAGTATTTAGATGGACAGATTGGTATCGTTGAGCATGGATTATTTCTAAATGTAGCGGACCAAGTGATTATTGGACAAGATGAGGGTTATCGAATCATGAATAACTTACAGAAATAA
- a CDS encoding ECF transporter S component, protein MINQNTRYFVITTLFIAIVFLQTFVPWLGLLPLGAFIVGASVTIIQFTVAIASVILGPKYGAIVGCWWGLLSFVNAITHPGTIGSLIFQNPLTAIIPRALVGLIIGYLFNKLLRNQSKSIRTFGLGVLGTTAALINTVGVVLLTTLGFTVMHTNFTGVPTHNILAWLISIVSFNALFEMIVGFILLSVIGSILLPIAERSNIIG, encoded by the coding sequence ATGATCAATCAAAATACCCGTTATTTCGTGATAACGACACTTTTTATCGCCATTGTATTTTTACAAACTTTTGTTCCGTGGCTTGGATTATTGCCCCTTGGTGCTTTTATTGTTGGTGCTTCAGTAACGATTATTCAATTTACCGTTGCCATTGCAAGCGTTATTTTAGGTCCAAAATATGGCGCAATTGTTGGCTGTTGGTGGGGTCTATTATCGTTTGTAAATGCTATAACTCACCCGGGAACGATAGGTTCTTTAATATTTCAAAATCCATTGACTGCTATTATCCCACGTGCTTTAGTTGGGTTGATTATTGGGTATCTCTTTAATAAATTACTACGAAACCAGTCTAAATCAATTCGAACGTTTGGATTAGGGGTATTGGGCACAACGGCAGCTTTAATCAACACAGTTGGTGTTGTTTTGCTAACGACACTAGGTTTTACCGTTATGCACACTAACTTTACTGGGGTCCCAACGCATAACATCTTAGCTTGGCTGATCAGCATTGTTTCGTTCAATGCCTTATTTGAAATGATTGTAGGTTTTATTTTACTTAGTGTGATTGGTAGCATACTATTACCAATAGCAGAACGATCAAATATAATAGGATAG
- the tuf gene encoding elongation factor Tu, which produces MAKETYVRTKPHVNIGTIGHVDHGKTTLTAAISKVLAEKQGVDATDFAEIDNAPEEKERGITINTSHIEYETEKRHYAHIDAPGHADYVKNMITGAAQMDGAILVVAATDGPMPQTREHILLARQVGVDYLVVFLNKTDLVDDEELVELVEMEVRELLSEYDFPGDDIPVLKGSALKALEGDAEQVKVIEELMDTVDSYIPEPARETDKPFLMPVEDVFTITGRGTVASGRVDRGVLTTGTEVEIVGLKDEVQKTTVTGIEMFRKTLEEAQAGDNIGALLRGVDRSNIERGQVLAKPGSINTHKKFKAEVYVLTKEEGGRHTPFFTNYRPQFYFHTTDVTGVVELPAGVEMVMPGDQVTFEIELISPVAIEQGLKFTVREGGHTVGAGTVTDIED; this is translated from the coding sequence TTGGCTAAGGAAACTTACGTTCGCACTAAGCCCCACGTTAACATTGGTACTATTGGACACGTCGATCACGGAAAGACGACTTTGACTGCCGCTATCTCAAAGGTATTGGCTGAAAAGCAGGGTGTTGATGCTACTGATTTTGCTGAAATCGATAACGCGCCTGAAGAAAAAGAACGTGGTATCACAATTAACACTTCTCACATCGAATATGAAACAGAGAAGCGTCACTATGCCCACATCGATGCCCCAGGTCACGCGGATTATGTTAAAAACATGATCACTGGTGCTGCCCAAATGGATGGTGCTATCTTGGTTGTTGCTGCAACTGATGGTCCTATGCCACAAACACGTGAACACATCTTGTTGGCACGTCAAGTTGGTGTTGACTACTTGGTTGTCTTCTTGAACAAGACTGATTTGGTTGATGATGAAGAATTAGTTGAATTGGTTGAAATGGAAGTTCGTGAATTGTTGTCAGAATATGACTTCCCAGGCGACGATATTCCTGTACTTAAGGGATCAGCTTTGAAGGCTTTGGAAGGTGATGCTGAACAAGTTAAGGTTATCGAAGAATTGATGGATACTGTTGATTCATACATTCCAGAACCAGCACGTGAAACAGACAAGCCATTCTTGATGCCTGTTGAAGATGTCTTCACAATCACTGGTCGTGGTACAGTTGCTTCTGGTCGTGTTGACCGTGGTGTATTGACTACTGGAACTGAAGTTGAAATCGTTGGATTGAAAGACGAAGTTCAAAAGACTACTGTTACAGGTATCGAAATGTTCCGTAAGACTTTGGAAGAAGCTCAAGCGGGTGATAACATCGGTGCATTGTTGCGTGGTGTTGATCGTAGCAACATTGAACGTGGTCAAGTTTTGGCAAAGCCAGGTTCAATTAACACACACAAGAAGTTTAAGGCTGAAGTTTATGTCTTGACTAAGGAAGAAGGTGGTCGTCATACACCATTCTTCACTAACTACCGTCCACAATTCTACTTCCACACAACTGACGTTACAGGTGTTGTTGAATTGCCAGCCGGTGTTGAAATGGTTATGCCTGGTGACCAAGTGACATTCGAAATCGAATTGATCTCACCAGTTGCCATCGAACAAGGTTTGAAGTTTACTGTTCGTGAAGGTGGCCACACTGTTGGTGCCGGAACAGTTACTGATATCGAAGACTAA
- a CDS encoding ATP-binding cassette domain-containing protein, with translation MTELLNIKNLKKQFGEKIIFDNVNVTVQKGEVISVIGPSGAGKSTFLRAINMLDSPTSGKVNFENQDLTNLSEKELDQLREKMGMVFQSFNLFPNLSVIENIKLAPVKVKNISDKEATKTAEKLLAQVGLADKGNVYPDSLSGGQKQRVAIARALAMSPDVLLFDEPTSALDPEMVGEVLSVMKQLAEDGMTMIVVTHEMGFAREVADTVWFMADGGIQEIATPQSFFDKPKTKRAQEFLEKVL, from the coding sequence ATGACTGAGTTATTGAATATAAAAAATTTGAAAAAACAATTTGGTGAAAAAATAATTTTTGATAATGTAAATGTTACTGTGCAAAAAGGCGAGGTTATCTCTGTTATTGGGCCTTCTGGTGCAGGTAAATCTACCTTTTTACGTGCCATTAATATGTTAGATTCACCAACCAGTGGTAAGGTAAATTTTGAAAATCAGGATTTAACAAATTTGTCTGAAAAAGAGTTAGATCAATTGCGTGAAAAAATGGGTATGGTGTTTCAAAGCTTTAACTTGTTTCCAAATTTATCTGTAATTGAGAACATTAAATTGGCACCGGTAAAAGTTAAGAATATTAGTGATAAGGAAGCCACCAAAACTGCTGAAAAGTTACTTGCTCAAGTTGGTTTAGCTGATAAAGGAAATGTTTATCCTGACAGCCTATCAGGAGGACAGAAACAACGTGTAGCGATTGCTCGTGCTTTAGCAATGTCACCTGACGTATTACTCTTTGATGAGCCGACAAGTGCCTTAGATCCAGAAATGGTAGGTGAGGTATTAAGTGTGATGAAGCAGTTGGCAGAAGATGGCATGACTATGATTGTTGTAACGCATGAGATGGGATTTGCCCGTGAAGTAGCGGATACTGTGTGGTTTATGGCTGACGGTGGCATACAAGAGATTGCTACACCACAATCATTCTTTGATAAGCCAAAGACAAAGCGTGCACAAGAATTCTTAGAAAAAGTGTTGTAA
- the ruvA gene encoding Holliday junction branch migration protein RuvA, translated as MYEYINGLITNITPSYIVIASRSGVGYRLYSANPYRFEENVESHVYVQQIVRENDISLYGFIDADEKALFNKLLNVSGIGPKSALAILANGDAEGLISAVENDNVAYLTQFPGVGKKTAQQIVLDLKGKLDELVSRTGMIDSSNKPEQSQALDDALEALLALGYTAKDVKTVAQIVGRNNDSTDGYIRSALKLLVK; from the coding sequence ATGTATGAGTATATTAATGGACTAATCACAAACATCACACCATCGTATATTGTGATTGCATCCCGAAGTGGCGTGGGGTATCGTTTGTACAGTGCAAATCCTTACCGTTTTGAGGAGAATGTGGAATCGCATGTCTATGTGCAGCAAATTGTTCGTGAAAATGACATCAGTTTATATGGCTTTATTGATGCTGATGAGAAGGCTTTGTTTAATAAGCTATTGAACGTCTCAGGAATCGGGCCTAAGAGTGCCTTAGCTATTTTAGCAAACGGGGATGCCGAGGGACTTATTAGCGCAGTTGAAAATGATAATGTGGCGTATTTGACACAATTCCCTGGTGTTGGAAAGAAAACGGCTCAGCAAATTGTTTTAGATTTGAAAGGTAAGTTAGATGAGTTGGTATCACGAACGGGTATGATTGATTCTTCAAATAAGCCAGAACAATCGCAAGCCTTAGATGATGCACTTGAAGCGCTATTGGCACTTGGCTATACAGCTAAAGATGTGAAAACGGTTGCCCAAATCGTTGGTCGCAATAACGATAGTACAGATGGCTATATTCGCTCAGCTTTAAAACTATTGGTTAAATAA
- a CDS encoding type I restriction endonuclease subunit R has protein sequence MDENITPENQELIDRANIETKQKNWHDAAETLATLYEKMQTFEVNYRLVTALFMDEQYQLASTYADDFLLEYLDDESNFRMVVALAVQNQNFVYAQQLAVLWDDLDVVDEVLKEIRQAEERAQENMRATLDTIARQFYHMSDYDLLAQRDRYESARHLPVAQFVVGAKFILVDPYALPIIRATLLEDLQKLQIDETVKYRWLDDEIYTVQLSDIMPLTSSAVFEAAAATLENRLGQKDPIALEMLAHQIRIELTLLYPRVDIAITDIEKWVDSSIAHYYGRSKPNEPENQQQWHEKINTLTESFFEN, from the coding sequence ATGGATGAAAATATAACACCAGAAAATCAAGAATTGATTGATCGAGCCAATATCGAGACAAAACAAAAAAATTGGCATGATGCTGCTGAAACATTAGCTACACTATATGAAAAGATGCAAACATTTGAAGTCAACTATCGCTTAGTGACCGCCTTGTTTATGGATGAACAATATCAGCTTGCATCAACTTATGCAGATGATTTTCTATTAGAATATTTAGATGATGAATCTAATTTTCGAATGGTTGTAGCGCTTGCCGTTCAAAATCAAAATTTTGTCTATGCGCAACAATTAGCTGTTCTTTGGGATGATTTAGATGTCGTTGATGAAGTTTTGAAAGAAATCAGACAAGCTGAAGAACGAGCACAAGAAAATATGAGAGCAACACTCGATACGATTGCGCGCCAATTTTATCATATGAGCGATTATGATTTGTTAGCACAACGTGATCGTTACGAATCTGCGCGACACTTACCAGTAGCGCAGTTTGTTGTAGGTGCTAAATTTATCCTTGTTGATCCCTACGCATTACCGATTATTCGTGCAACATTACTGGAAGATCTGCAAAAATTACAGATTGATGAAACAGTGAAGTACCGCTGGCTTGATGATGAAATTTATACGGTACAGCTGAGCGATATAATGCCATTAACTAGTTCAGCTGTATTTGAAGCTGCAGCAGCAACACTGGAAAACAGGTTAGGGCAAAAGGACCCCATCGCTCTAGAAATGTTGGCGCATCAAATACGTATTGAGCTAACATTACTATACCCACGTGTTGATATTGCAATAACGGATATTGAAAAATGGGTTGATAGCAGTATCGCACATTATTATGGTCGCTCTAAACCAAATGAGCCAGAAAATCAACAACAATGGCATGAAAAAATAAATACACTGACTGAAAGCTTTTTCGAAAATTAA